The window ACAGCCCGGGCCGTGCATCCTTCGAGGCTCGCCCTGTGGTGCGAGTGCACCACAAGGCTCGCACCTCAGGATGACGGGTCGGGAGGGGCGACAGCCAAAACAGCCCATGACCGCCTGCCACGTCCGCCGCCTCAGCCTGACCCAGTTCCGCAGTTATCGCGCGGCGAGCGTGACCACGCGCGGCGACCTGGTGGTGCTGGCGGGGCCGAACGGCGCCGGCAAGACCAATTGCTTGGAGGCGATCTCGTTTCTGTCTCCGGGACGCGGCCTGCGCCGCGCCACTCTCGAAGACGTCGCCGACAACCAGGGCAATGGCGCCTGGGCGGTGTCGGCGGAAGTTGAGGGCGCGCTCGGCCTTGCCACGCTGGGCACCGGGATCGAGGCGCCTGCTCCGGACGGCTCATCCACACCGCGACGCTGCCGCATCGACCGCGAACCGGTCGGCTCGGCCGCGGCCTTCGGCGACCATCTGCGCATGGTGTGGCTGACGCCGGCGATGGACGGATTGTTCATGGGCGCGGCCTCCGAGCGGCGTCGCTTTTTTGACCGGCTGGTGCTCGCGGTCGACAGCGGCCATACGGGGCGGGTGTCGGCGCTGGAACGATCGCTGCGCTCGCGCAACCGCCTGCTGGAGGAGCGCAATTACGACAGTCATTGGCTGGATGCGATCGAGCGGGAAACCGCCGAGCTCGCGGTCGCGGTCGCCGCCCTGCGCGGCGAAACGCTGACCCGGCTTGCGGCGATGCTGCGGACGCGGGGTGCGGTGTCGGCCTTCCCGTCGGCGCAGATCGCGCTCGACGGCTGGATCGAAAACGCACTGCGCGATGAGCCGGCCACGGCGGTCGAAGACCACTATCGCAAGCAGTTGCGCGACAACCGCGCCCGCGATGCCGCCGCCGGCCGCACGCTCGACGGCCCGCATCTGACCGACCTGCAGGTGGTCTACGCGCCCAAACAGATGCCGGCGAAGGACGCGTCCACCGGCGAGCAGAAGGCGCTGCTGATCGGCCTGGTGCTGGCGCACGCCACGCTGGTGTCGGAGATGACCGGCATCACGCCGCTGCTGCTGCTCGACGAGGTGGCGGCGCATCTTGATCCGCAGCGGCGCGCCGCGCTGTTCAAGGAGCTCTCCGATCTCGGCGCGCAGGTCTGGATGACCGGCGCCGACCCTTCGCAGTTTGTCGATGTCGGCCCCAGCGCCGACGTTTTTAATGTAGACGCCGGGCAGATCACGCGCCGTGAGGGAGCCTGAACGGCGGCATTCTTTCAGCCTCGAAACATTGCGTTAAAAACGGCTGAATCGACGCTTTTGCGAAGCCTTTCACGGGGCCTTTTCCGGCCTTGAAAAAGCGCTAAAAAATACCATTTATTCAAAGGCTTGAAGGACCCTGTTTAGTCCTGTACGCCCCCTTGAATTCATGGCATAAATGACGCTCTCAGCACGCATCTTGGCGAACTGATTCGCGGTCCCTCGAAGGCATCCATATGACCGAACCTGCTCGGCAACCCATCGCCGAACCTGCTCCTTCGTCCGCGCCCGAATACGGCGCCGAATCCATCAAGGTCCTGAAAGGTCTCGACGCCGTCCGCAAGCGTCCGGGCATGTACATCGGCGACACCGATGATGGCTCCGGCCTGCACCACATGGTGTATGAGGTCGTCGACAACGCGATCGACGAAGCGCTGGCGGGGCACGCCACGCAGGTTCGCGTCAGCCTGAATCCGGACGGATCGGTGACTGTCTACGACGACGGCCGCGGCATTCCCACCGACATTCACAAGGGCGAAGGCGTCTCCGCGGCCGAGGTCATCATGACCCAGCTGCACGCCGGCGGAAAGTTCGACAACGAAGGCAGCGGTGCCTACAAGGTCTCCGGCGGCCTGCACGGCGTCGGCGTATCCGTGGTCAATGCGCTGTCCACCAAGCTGCAGCTGCGCATCTGGCGCGCCGGCAAGGAACACTATGTCGAGTTCGCCCATGGCGACGTGGTGGCGCCGCTGGTGGTGGTCGGCGATGCCAACGGCAAGCGCGGCACCGAGGTGACGTTCTACCCGAGTCCCGAAACCTTCACCATGATCGAGTTCGACTTCGCCACGCTGGAACACCGGCTGCGCGAACTCGCTTTCCTCAATTCCGGCGTCTCCATCCTGCTGTCCGACATGCGCCACGCGGTCGAGAAGCGCGAGGAGATGCGTTACGACGGCGGCATCGAGGCGTTCGTCAAATACCTCGATCGCAACAAGAGCGCGATCATGCCCTCCCCGATCGTGATCCGCTCCGAGCACAACGGCATCGGTGTGGAAGCGGCACTGTGGTGGAACGACAGCTACCACGAGAACGTGCTCTGCTTCACCAACAACATCCCGCAGCGCGACGGGGGCACCCATTTGGCCGGCTTCCGCGGCGCGCTGACGCGCCAGATCACCGGCTACGCCGACACCAGCGGCATCTCCAAGAAGGAGAAATTCACCCTGACCGGCGACGATTGCCGCGAAGGCTTGACCGCCGTGCTGTCGGTGAAGGTGCCCGATCCGAAATTCTCGTCGCAGACCAAGGACAAGCTGGTCTCCTCCGAGGTCAAGCCGGTGGTCGAGAGCGTGGTCAATGAGATGCTGGCCGCATGGCTCGAGGAGCATCCCTCCGAGGCCAAGGGCGTGGTCGGCAAGGTGATCCAGGCTGCCGCCGCCCGCGAAGCCGCCCGCAAGGCGCGCGAACTCACGCGCAAGAATCCGCTCGGCGTGACGTCGCTGCCGGGCAAGCTCGCGGATTGCCAGGAGCGCGATCCGGCCAAGTCCGAACTGTTCATCGTCGAGGGCGATTCCGCAGGCGGTTCCGCCAAGCAGGGCCGCAACCGCGAATTCCAGGCGGTGCTGCCGCTGCGCGGCAAGATCCTCAATGTGGAGCGCGCCCGCTTTGACAAGATGCTGGGATCGGAGCAGGTCGGCACGCTGATCACCGCGCTCGGCACCGGCATCGGCCGCGAGGATTTCGACGTCGGCAAGCTGCGTTATCACAAGATCATCATCATGACGGACGCCGACGTCGACGGCGCACATATCCGCACGCTGTTGCTGACGTTCTTCTTCCGCCAGATGCCGCTCCTGATCGAGGGCGGCCATCTCTACATCGCGCAGCCGCCGCTCTACAAAGTCAACCGCGGCAAGTCCGAGCAGTATCTGAAGAACGAGGACGCGCTGGAAGAGTATCTGATCGACACCGGCCTCGACGACAGCGTGCTCAAGCTTTCGACCGGCGAGGAGCGCGCCGGCCAGGACCTGCTCGCTCTGGTGAAAGATGCGCGCGCGATCCGCAGCACGCTGCACGGCCTGCACAGCCGCTATAATCGCAGTGTGGTGGAACAGGCGGCGATCGCCGGCGTGCTGAACCCGGGCGTGACCCACGATCTCGCCACCGCAAATGCCGCCGCCGACTATATCGCCAAGCGTCTCGATGCGCTGGCCGACGAGGTCGAGCGTGGCTGGATCGGCAGTTATGTCGAAGGCGAGGGCTTCCATTTCGAGCGCACCGTGCGCGGCGTCAAGGACGTGGCCGTGATCGACTCAGCGCTGCTGGGCTCGGCGGATGCCCGCAAGCTCGACGAGTATGCTGCAACCCTGCAGGAGGCCTATCCGCGCCCCGGCCTGCTGCGCCGCAAGGACACTGAAACGGCGATCCACGGTCCGGTCAGTCTGTTTGAGGCGATAACCGACGCCGGCCGCAAAGGCGTGTCGCTGCAGCGCTACAAAGGCCTCGGCGAGATGAACCCGGAACAGTTGTGGGAAACCACCCTCGATACCAATGTGCGCTCGCTGCTGCAGGTGAAGGTCAAAGAAGTCGACGAAGCCGACGACATCTTCACCAAGCTGATGGGCGACGTGGTGGAACCGCGCCGCGATTTCATCCAGGACAACGCGCTGGCGGCGAGCGTGGACGTGTAGCTTTGGACATATCTGAAAGAAAGCATTTCATTGCGGAATGAAAGCAATTAGGCAGTCAGAGAAAGCAATTAGCACGTGAAGCTAAGCGCCGTTGCCGGCGCGGGACTTTGATGCTGGCAGCCGAGGGGCAAGAACTTCGCTCCAGTGCGAAGCCAGCGGAGCGCTGCCGAATCGATGGCAGCCCGGTGTGGCACCTAACCAGCATCTCGCAATCTTACTGGCGCCATCGCCAGTGCGCCTAGCCAGCCCTCCGGTCGGTCGGGGACGGATGCTACCTGACAATGTCGCGGTCTGCCGAAGTCTCCCCGACTAGACCGCAGTCCCGGCACTGTGCCCTCTCCCCCCATACACACGGCGCCCACCCAAGCTGGAGCGGGCATCCGGCTTCGTTCGGCCGATTGGAGAAATGACTCCGGCACGACCGGCCCGTCCTGCTTGCTGAGGATGTGATCGCAAATCACCAAAAGCTGGGATAAATGGTCGGGGCAGGGTGAGTCTCGCCACCCCGAATGACGAGTGTACCCCAAAATCGAGCCGGAGGACGCATGGCGTGGAAATACCCCGACATCGTGGTCGTGGTCCCAGGTCTGATCGGTACCGCGCTCTTGAAGGACGGGAGGCCGCTATGGGGAACTTCTCCTGGCGCATTGTGGGGCATCGTCGGGGGAAAGGCGCTAAAGGAGCTCTCCCTAACCGGGGCCGACAACGAAGACGAAGATCTCGGCGATGGGATCGTCGCGACGGCGCTGATTGACAATATCGAGGTTGTTCCAGGCCTTTGGAAGCAGTTCGGGTACTCGCGCCTAACCGCCAGTCTATCCAAGGGCGTCGGTCTGATCCCCGGGGAGAACTATTTCACTTTTCCGTACGACTGGCGTCGAAACAACCGGGTTTCGGCTCGCAAGCTTGCCGCCGTGGTGCCCCGATGGCTGGAAAACTGGCGCCGCAACAGCGGCAATGCGGGCGCGAAGGTGGTCTTTGTAGTGCATTCTATGGGCGGGCTAGTAGCTCGGTACTACGTCGAGTGCCTTGAGGGCTGGAAGACAACCAGGACGATCCTGAGCTTCGGTACGCCGTATAAGGGATCCGGTAACGCGCTTGGGTTCCTATGCAACGGGTTCACCTGGAAGATTGGCCCGATGAAGGCTTTCGACGGAACGGAAGCTTTGAGAACCTTCGACTCCGTTTACCAACTACTGCCGACCTATCCATTCGTAAAGGAGCCGGGCCCGGCGACGCTAAAACGTGTCGTCGAACTCGAACTGCCAAATCTAGATGCAGCACGGGCGAAGCGCGCACATTCGTTTCATGAAGAGATCCGGATCGCTCAGGAGCGTAACGCGCAGTCCGCTGAATACCATCAGGCGGGTCCCCGCGTACGCCCCGTGATCGGGACCGAGCAACCGACCGTGCAATCCGCGGCTTGGGACGGCAACAGCTTGACGCCGCTGATGGTGCGCGACGACGAGGATCATTCCGGAGACGGGACTGTGCCGCGCGTATCCGCACTCCCTCTGGAATTAGATTTTTCGAGCGCCACATACATTCCGAATACGCATTCAGCGCTACAGAGCGACGAAGCCGCGTTTGGACATATGCGGGGCGTGCTCACCGAGGCCGATGTGGATCCAAGAACCTATCGAGCCTCTTTGGGAGAAAGTTTCTCGCTTTACGTTGAAGACGCGTACCGCTCCGGGCAACCTGTTCACATCGAAGCGATGGCCAGCGACTATCTTCAGGCGATCGACGGAGTTGTCGAGCGCATTGATGAGCCGGCTGTGCAGACGAACATGAAACTGAGGCTGGCCGGCGATCACTATCGTGTGGATATGTCGCTCGAGCCGGGCGCATATCGCGTACGGTTGTTTGCTGACCGATTCCACACTGTGGAAGACGTTTTCCTTGTCGTCGCTGACTGATCATTGGAAGCCGAAACAATGGTTGTATCTCCAATATGGGCATGGTGGATGGCGCGCCACAAACCGATCCGCGCTAGAGAATTTCTTCGGAGCGACCAGACCACCGATTCGGATGACGAATGGCGCTACGCGGTCGAGAAACTCCACCGGCTTCAAGATCTAGTTTTCGAGATTATGGTGGAGCGCGCCGACGAGTTGATCGTGATCTCCGGCAATGTCGCATCTGAACAGGTCAAGCGTCTTATCGCGGAAATCCTGACCGACTATGACCCTAAGGCACAGCTGTCGAACGAGCTCGAGGTCACGGCACCATTCAGGTCGGCCGAGGACGACGACTTCACCATCGAGATGAAGGGCGGGCTAACGCTTGATGCCATCACGCCCGCTCCGATAATCTCCGTCGAGCGGTATCCGTCTTTCTCGAGCAACGAAAAGCCTGCAGTCGGGCGAAAGTTTCAGTTCGAAGTGGACTTGTCTACAATTCAGGGAGGTCGCGAGGCGATAAAGTTCGACCTCCCGTCGGATTGGCAGATGGTTGCTATTGACGTCGATGTGTATTCCGCTCAGCTCGTTATGGAAGAAAAAATGAAGAGGCGAAAGGTCGCCTTATTCGAAGATGGTCGCTCACTACCCGCTCGCTTCCAAGGCGAGGTGGTTGGCGTGACCGAGGAAGGCACAGTCGACGTGCTGGTAAAGTTCACTTGCGAGGGACGGGCCAGCGGGATGGCGCGGGTGTCATTTAAAGTCGAAGAAGGAAATGAAACCGAAGTCGCCGGATCGAGCCCGGCGCAGCTTGGCGTAGCCGCTATGAATGCCCAAGTTAGAGCCACTCCTCCTGACATGACGATCAGTATCTACAAAGCAGGTCCGCCGACGTCGTGGATCTGGATGGTCGATGCTCCGCACACTCAGAATCTCGGCGCGGCGCAGCGCCACGGAACTATCGATATGCCGGATCCGGAAGCATTCGCCACCGAACTCCTGAAACAGTGTCCAACGCTGACGAAGCCGCGTCATGCTAGTAGGCTTCGTGGCATCGGCGAGCAGATCTGGGCTCGCGCTCCTGAGATGTTTCGACTCCTGTACAAGGATATGCGTGAAAAGTTCGGGCCAAGGTTCTCTATCCAGATTATGACGGAGGAGCCTCACGTCCCGTGGGAGATGATGTTCCCTGACGGCCAGTCGGGCATTCAAAATCCTGACCATCTGTTTATGACTCACCCCATCTGCCGATGGAGCGCCACGTACGCACGAGACATGCGACCTCAAATAGAGTCCGGGTCGATTGCCAGCTTCGTACCTAATTATCCCGGCGGACAGGCGTTGCCTGCGGCGATCGCCGAGGGCCGATGGCTCGTCTCGTCCCTCGGCGCGAGAGCCATGGATCCCACCTGGGATAGCTTCACCAAATTCTGGACGACCGATCTTCCGAAGGAACGGGTGGCCGTTCTTCATTTCGCGGGCCACGGCGAGAATAAACCAGATCCCCGCATCCGGATGCTGGATGCATACGTATCCAGAGACGATGTCAACGGCGCCGTGAAATTGGGCAGCCGCGATGGAACGTTCGTGGTGCTCAACGCCTGCGAAGTGGGGACTGCCGATATGCGGCTGGGTCTGGCTTCAGGCTGGACCGAGAGACTAATCAAGCATTCTTTCGGAGGTGTGCTGGCGCCGCTGTGGAAGGTCGAGGACGACTGCGCATCGGAGGCTGTCAGGACTTATCTCGGGAAGTTCTGCCGTGGAATGCCCATGGGCATGGCCTTGCTGCAGGCCAGGAAGGCGCAGCGCGATCAGTCCGCCACACCCTACGCCTACATTTGCCACGGCGACGTCAACGCTACGATGCGTTGATGGCTCCCTAGACGAGGGCCTGGATCCTCTCGGCCAGTAGCTGGGGTGGCACCAGCCTCGCCGTCTCGGCGAAGAGGTCGTAACCCTTCGATGTCGGAGTTTCGACGGAAACGATCAGCGAGAAGCGCGCAGGCTTTTTGTAATTGAGCGTGCTCGCCATGTCGCCCCACCACCCGCGGACAGGGACAACGGAAATCCCATCGCGCTCGGCCAGTTGATAAGCTTTGCCTTCCCATTCGTCCTGAAGGATCGTCCCCATCGAACGCTGCGCGCCCAACCAGCCGTCATTGCTGCCGGCGCCCGACATGGATTCTTCCGCCAAGCTATTCATGCGACGTTGGGCTCTCGCGTCGTCTTCACCGA is drawn from Bradyrhizobium prioriisuperbiae and contains these coding sequences:
- the gyrB gene encoding DNA topoisomerase (ATP-hydrolyzing) subunit B, which produces MTEPARQPIAEPAPSSAPEYGAESIKVLKGLDAVRKRPGMYIGDTDDGSGLHHMVYEVVDNAIDEALAGHATQVRVSLNPDGSVTVYDDGRGIPTDIHKGEGVSAAEVIMTQLHAGGKFDNEGSGAYKVSGGLHGVGVSVVNALSTKLQLRIWRAGKEHYVEFAHGDVVAPLVVVGDANGKRGTEVTFYPSPETFTMIEFDFATLEHRLRELAFLNSGVSILLSDMRHAVEKREEMRYDGGIEAFVKYLDRNKSAIMPSPIVIRSEHNGIGVEAALWWNDSYHENVLCFTNNIPQRDGGTHLAGFRGALTRQITGYADTSGISKKEKFTLTGDDCREGLTAVLSVKVPDPKFSSQTKDKLVSSEVKPVVESVVNEMLAAWLEEHPSEAKGVVGKVIQAAAAREAARKARELTRKNPLGVTSLPGKLADCQERDPAKSELFIVEGDSAGGSAKQGRNREFQAVLPLRGKILNVERARFDKMLGSEQVGTLITALGTGIGREDFDVGKLRYHKIIIMTDADVDGAHIRTLLLTFFFRQMPLLIEGGHLYIAQPPLYKVNRGKSEQYLKNEDALEEYLIDTGLDDSVLKLSTGEERAGQDLLALVKDARAIRSTLHGLHSRYNRSVVEQAAIAGVLNPGVTHDLATANAAADYIAKRLDALADEVERGWIGSYVEGEGFHFERTVRGVKDVAVIDSALLGSADARKLDEYAATLQEAYPRPGLLRRKDTETAIHGPVSLFEAITDAGRKGVSLQRYKGLGEMNPEQLWETTLDTNVRSLLQVKVKEVDEADDIFTKLMGDVVEPRRDFIQDNALAASVDV
- the recF gene encoding DNA replication/repair protein RecF (All proteins in this family for which functions are known are DNA-binding proteins that assist the filamentation of RecA onto DNA for the initiation of recombination or recombinational repair.), producing MTACHVRRLSLTQFRSYRAASVTTRGDLVVLAGPNGAGKTNCLEAISFLSPGRGLRRATLEDVADNQGNGAWAVSAEVEGALGLATLGTGIEAPAPDGSSTPRRCRIDREPVGSAAAFGDHLRMVWLTPAMDGLFMGAASERRRFFDRLVLAVDSGHTGRVSALERSLRSRNRLLEERNYDSHWLDAIERETAELAVAVAALRGETLTRLAAMLRTRGAVSAFPSAQIALDGWIENALRDEPATAVEDHYRKQLRDNRARDAAAGRTLDGPHLTDLQVVYAPKQMPAKDASTGEQKALLIGLVLAHATLVSEMTGITPLLLLDEVAAHLDPQRRAALFKELSDLGAQVWMTGADPSQFVDVGPSADVFNVDAGQITRREGA
- a CDS encoding CHAT domain-containing protein: MARHKPIRAREFLRSDQTTDSDDEWRYAVEKLHRLQDLVFEIMVERADELIVISGNVASEQVKRLIAEILTDYDPKAQLSNELEVTAPFRSAEDDDFTIEMKGGLTLDAITPAPIISVERYPSFSSNEKPAVGRKFQFEVDLSTIQGGREAIKFDLPSDWQMVAIDVDVYSAQLVMEEKMKRRKVALFEDGRSLPARFQGEVVGVTEEGTVDVLVKFTCEGRASGMARVSFKVEEGNETEVAGSSPAQLGVAAMNAQVRATPPDMTISIYKAGPPTSWIWMVDAPHTQNLGAAQRHGTIDMPDPEAFATELLKQCPTLTKPRHASRLRGIGEQIWARAPEMFRLLYKDMREKFGPRFSIQIMTEEPHVPWEMMFPDGQSGIQNPDHLFMTHPICRWSATYARDMRPQIESGSIASFVPNYPGGQALPAAIAEGRWLVSSLGARAMDPTWDSFTKFWTTDLPKERVAVLHFAGHGENKPDPRIRMLDAYVSRDDVNGAVKLGSRDGTFVVLNACEVGTADMRLGLASGWTERLIKHSFGGVLAPLWKVEDDCASEAVRTYLGKFCRGMPMGMALLQARKAQRDQSATPYAYICHGDVNATMR
- a CDS encoding esterase/lipase family protein; amino-acid sequence: MAWKYPDIVVVVPGLIGTALLKDGRPLWGTSPGALWGIVGGKALKELSLTGADNEDEDLGDGIVATALIDNIEVVPGLWKQFGYSRLTASLSKGVGLIPGENYFTFPYDWRRNNRVSARKLAAVVPRWLENWRRNSGNAGAKVVFVVHSMGGLVARYYVECLEGWKTTRTILSFGTPYKGSGNALGFLCNGFTWKIGPMKAFDGTEALRTFDSVYQLLPTYPFVKEPGPATLKRVVELELPNLDAARAKRAHSFHEEIRIAQERNAQSAEYHQAGPRVRPVIGTEQPTVQSAAWDGNSLTPLMVRDDEDHSGDGTVPRVSALPLELDFSSATYIPNTHSALQSDEAAFGHMRGVLTEADVDPRTYRASLGESFSLYVEDAYRSGQPVHIEAMASDYLQAIDGVVERIDEPAVQTNMKLRLAGDHYRVDMSLEPGAYRVRLFADRFHTVEDVFLVVAD